In a single window of the Paenibacillus sp. MMS20-IR301 genome:
- a CDS encoding AraC family transcriptional regulator, producing the protein MRAFHENRSYGSAFPFTAFTTRNIEYLAHWHNDLELVLVLEGSIRMGINSDTRLLQAGDLAVCSSGDIHYYDSKDSSSTLLLIIFNPSLIGFPAGWPQNMRLSSPFKEQPDSPENGPIHLRLSAVMQELLQEYTLKLPQHEQLVMGLLHELCALLLRHMPLDTVNPHRDKRRMTNMKIMQGVLQFLDSNYMHPVTLADAAKHANMSLFYFSRFFKSISGMSYIAYLNSIRVNQAEYLLLNTDKSILDIALECGFSNIRTFNRVFKQVKLRTPSELR; encoded by the coding sequence ATGCGCGCTTTTCACGAGAACAGATCCTACGGATCAGCCTTTCCCTTCACTGCCTTCACCACCCGCAATATCGAATATCTGGCTCACTGGCATAATGATCTGGAGCTTGTCCTTGTTCTGGAGGGTTCGATCCGGATGGGGATCAACTCGGATACACGGCTGCTCCAGGCAGGAGATCTGGCCGTCTGCAGCAGCGGGGATATCCACTACTATGACAGCAAGGACAGCTCCTCCACGCTCCTGCTTATTATTTTCAATCCGTCGCTGATCGGCTTCCCGGCAGGCTGGCCGCAGAATATGCGGTTAAGCTCTCCGTTCAAGGAACAGCCCGATTCGCCGGAGAATGGGCCCATCCACCTCCGCCTGTCCGCCGTAATGCAGGAGCTGCTGCAGGAATATACCTTGAAGCTCCCGCAGCATGAACAGCTGGTGATGGGGCTGCTGCATGAGCTGTGTGCCCTGCTGCTGCGGCATATGCCTTTGGATACGGTGAATCCCCACAGGGATAAGCGGCGGATGACCAACATGAAGATTATGCAGGGGGTGCTCCAGTTCCTCGACAGCAATTATATGCATCCTGTTACACTCGCTGACGCAGCTAAGCATGCCAATATGAGCCTGTTCTATTTCTCCCGCTTCTTCAAAAGCATCTCCGGCATGAGCTACATCGCCTATCTGAACAGTATCCGGGTCAATCAGGCGGAATACCTGCTGCTTAACACAGACAAAAGCATTCTTGATATCGCGCTTGAATGCGGCTTCTCCAACATCCGTACCTTCAACCGCGTATTCAAGCAGGTGAAGCTGCGGACTCCCAGCGAGCTGCGTTAA
- a CDS encoding ThuA domain-containing protein — MAKKALIVKGGWDGHEPNEVAAIFGGILEAEGFEVEISDTLDSFNDTEALKELSLIVPVWTMGEIKNEQVASVLAAVSSGVGIAGCHGGMCDSFRNNTEWQFLTGSQWVAHPFNDGVDYEVNIVRSGSSPIVEGIADFMVKSEQYYLHVDPAVDVLATTTFVLSEGDHSANGVITMPVVYTKRWGKGKVFYNSLGHHADVFDIPEAKELMRKGFLWAAN; from the coding sequence ATGGCGAAGAAGGCATTGATTGTAAAAGGCGGCTGGGATGGTCATGAGCCGAATGAGGTAGCGGCAATTTTCGGCGGGATACTGGAAGCGGAAGGATTCGAGGTTGAAATTTCGGACACGCTGGACAGCTTCAATGATACGGAGGCCCTTAAGGAGCTCAGCCTGATTGTTCCGGTATGGACCATGGGCGAGATCAAGAATGAACAGGTGGCTTCGGTGCTGGCTGCAGTGTCCTCCGGCGTAGGCATTGCCGGCTGTCACGGCGGGATGTGCGACTCCTTCCGTAACAATACAGAATGGCAATTTTTGACCGGATCACAATGGGTGGCGCACCCGTTCAATGACGGTGTCGATTATGAAGTGAATATCGTGAGATCCGGCTCCAGCCCGATTGTGGAGGGCATCGCGGATTTCATGGTGAAGTCCGAGCAGTATTATCTCCATGTTGATCCGGCTGTTGATGTACTCGCTACGACTACCTTTGTACTCAGCGAAGGCGACCATTCGGCGAACGGGGTAATCACGATGCCTGTTGTGTATACGAAGCGCTGGGGCAAAGGCAAAGTATTCTACAATTCACTTGGCCATCATGCGGATGTATTCGATATTCCGGAGGCCAAGGAACTGATGCGTAAGGGCTTCCTGTGGGCCGCCAACTAA
- a CDS encoding MFS transporter, with protein sequence MQLVTIFLGFIVFGFSENIKGPAIPRIQFDFNLNEGQLGTLLSLNALGYLIACSFTAILVRKWGIKAVSIISFGSMVLSGVLIYLSHSYPLFASSYFLMYIGNGMLEIGLAILGARIFVKNTGMMMNLSHFFYGLSSTVAPLLATGVMSLSVFGHMLDWRGMYLVMLSLCLLPILTALRSTFPGDELPHEERTSFKTLMSDPALWMMVMILSFGVVSELAVGGWLVNFLEKAYAWDTVKASGMLSAFFLLFSLGRLLIGPLTDKIGFVLSLIIFSLLSAICTFIALAGGESLAFLFAVSGAGIAIIYPTVMAFIARRYPNGSDTAITFVVTLMGLGSVIGNYLIGWVIELVKGIYGSTTELGLLRGLQAGYGFIGLCAAICSVSGVVLYVYLKRRQELI encoded by the coding sequence ATGCAGCTCGTTACTATTTTTCTCGGCTTTATTGTATTCGGCTTCTCGGAAAATATTAAAGGACCCGCGATTCCGCGGATTCAGTTCGACTTCAACCTGAATGAAGGGCAGCTTGGAACCCTGCTCTCCCTGAACGCACTGGGTTATCTCATTGCCTGTTCCTTCACGGCCATTCTCGTCCGCAAATGGGGCATCAAGGCGGTCAGCATCATCTCCTTCGGCTCGATGGTGCTCTCGGGCGTGCTGATTTACTTGTCGCACAGCTATCCGCTGTTCGCCTCCTCCTATTTCCTGATGTATATCGGCAACGGGATGCTGGAGATCGGGCTGGCGATTCTGGGTGCCCGTATTTTTGTCAAAAACACGGGGATGATGATGAATCTCTCCCACTTTTTCTATGGGCTAAGCTCCACCGTAGCTCCTCTTCTCGCAACCGGGGTAATGTCGCTGAGTGTATTCGGCCACATGCTGGACTGGCGGGGAATGTATCTGGTGATGCTCTCACTTTGTCTGCTGCCAATTCTGACTGCCCTGCGCAGCACCTTCCCCGGTGACGAACTGCCGCATGAGGAACGAACTTCCTTCAAGACGCTGATGTCTGATCCGGCGCTCTGGATGATGGTCATGATCCTGTCGTTCGGCGTCGTTTCCGAGCTTGCAGTGGGCGGCTGGCTAGTTAATTTCCTGGAGAAAGCCTACGCCTGGGATACCGTCAAGGCTTCCGGCATGCTGTCTGCCTTCTTCCTGCTGTTCTCCCTGGGCCGGCTGCTGATCGGTCCGCTGACTGACAAGATCGGCTTCGTGCTCTCGCTGATTATTTTCTCCCTGCTCTCGGCGATTTGCACCTTCATTGCCCTGGCCGGCGGGGAGAGCCTGGCCTTCCTGTTCGCCGTATCCGGCGCAGGGATCGCAATCATCTACCCTACCGTGATGGCCTTCATCGCCCGCCGCTATCCGAACGGAAGCGATACCGCCATCACCTTTGTCGTTACGCTGATGGGCCTTGGCAGTGTCATCGGCAATTATCTGATCGGCTGGGTGATTGAACTCGTCAAAGGCATCTACGGCAGCACCACTGAGCTTGGTCTGCTCCGCGGTCTGCAGGCGGGCTACGGCTTCATCGGCTTATGTGCGGCAATCTGCTCCGTGTCGGGAGTAGTGCTCTATGTGTACTTGAAGCGGAGGCAGGAACTGATCTGA
- a CDS encoding GMC family oxidoreductase N-terminal domain-containing protein, which yields MCAAEAVFDADVIVIGSGGGGAVAAKELGEAGLKVLVLEAGAWYGNKQWENPNSERGGEWSNDSRDLDIGIYKRIFNAYENNMNDVVSGVFRFGPADRRRTPWHRIMKQKGDIWQASGVGGTTQHYWSQSPRAFPDAIDGIWPLSYRELIPYYEKAEATLPVQFAAATPKEELFYYGAKKAGWQLNPTLNVTTAGYRPNPNAILPPNEKLMDERYSLEELSHMEGCTLRGNCVNGCATGPSVERIAKRSTLVSYVPLALKTGNVSIRPNSFVIKILTAHDSGGGIRASGVQFRDTWSGEIGELTARTVIMAAGCIESPRLWLNSDLPRNEWVGRGLTNHCFDWVGGVFDEKDLMSIMGLPSVYPYMGQTSGARVDIPGTGIFQVSCLSPGLMSFLTYGFSEAGYNSLNPPEPGAPWDIRGRVVGPQLKELMRNYSRTMTMLLLTDDETLYRNRVEVDPLVKDEHGPVPVIHYTPSAKTLKRRDQLARYASDTMRQAGARQIIRSDTPFGFMLHLESTMRMGYVTDTNCEALQVKRLFIADNSVHFNGIGGPNPTLTTQALATRTAEKIVTKYFS from the coding sequence TTGTGTGCAGCTGAAGCCGTGTTCGACGCTGATGTCATTGTTATCGGGTCCGGCGGCGGCGGTGCCGTTGCGGCCAAGGAGCTTGGTGAAGCCGGGCTGAAGGTGCTGGTGCTGGAAGCCGGGGCCTGGTACGGAAACAAGCAGTGGGAGAATCCGAACAGTGAGCGCGGCGGGGAATGGAGTAATGACTCCAGGGATTTGGATATCGGAATCTACAAAAGAATCTTCAATGCATATGAGAACAATATGAATGATGTAGTGTCAGGGGTCTTCCGCTTTGGGCCTGCGGACCGGCGCCGCACACCCTGGCACCGGATCATGAAGCAGAAAGGCGATATCTGGCAGGCTTCCGGGGTCGGCGGGACCACCCAGCATTACTGGTCACAGTCGCCGCGGGCTTTTCCAGACGCGATCGACGGCATCTGGCCGCTAAGTTACCGGGAGCTGATTCCTTATTACGAGAAAGCCGAAGCCACGCTGCCCGTTCAGTTTGCGGCAGCAACGCCCAAGGAGGAGCTGTTCTATTACGGTGCCAAGAAGGCCGGCTGGCAGCTGAACCCTACCCTGAATGTAACGACAGCAGGATACAGGCCGAATCCCAATGCCATCCTGCCGCCTAATGAGAAGCTGATGGATGAGCGGTATTCGCTTGAGGAATTGTCGCATATGGAAGGCTGTACCCTGCGGGGGAACTGTGTGAATGGCTGTGCTACCGGCCCGTCTGTGGAACGGATAGCCAAACGCAGCACACTGGTCAGTTATGTTCCGCTTGCCCTGAAGACCGGCAATGTGTCGATCCGGCCCAATTCCTTCGTCATTAAAATTCTTACGGCGCATGATTCCGGGGGAGGCATTCGTGCGAGCGGCGTACAGTTCCGGGATACATGGAGCGGTGAAATCGGCGAGCTGACGGCCAGGACCGTCATTATGGCTGCCGGCTGTATTGAATCTCCGCGCCTCTGGCTGAATTCAGATCTTCCCCGTAACGAATGGGTAGGCAGAGGGTTAACCAATCACTGCTTTGACTGGGTGGGCGGTGTCTTTGACGAGAAGGATCTGATGAGTATAATGGGCCTTCCGTCCGTCTATCCGTACATGGGCCAGACATCGGGAGCGCGGGTGGATATTCCGGGAACGGGAATCTTCCAGGTGTCCTGCCTCAGCCCGGGGCTGATGTCCTTTCTGACGTACGGCTTCAGTGAAGCAGGGTATAACTCGCTGAATCCGCCGGAACCCGGAGCCCCCTGGGATATCCGCGGCAGGGTAGTCGGACCGCAGCTGAAGGAACTGATGCGCAATTATAGCCGGACCATGACGATGCTGCTGCTGACCGATGATGAGACACTCTACCGCAACAGGGTTGAGGTGGACCCGCTGGTGAAGGATGAACACGGTCCTGTCCCGGTCATTCATTACACCCCGAGCGCGAAGACACTGAAGCGGCGTGATCAGCTGGCAAGATACGCCTCGGATACAATGCGGCAGGCCGGTGCCCGGCAGATTATCCGTTCAGACACCCCGTTCGGCTTCATGCTTCATCTGGAGAGCACGATGCGGATGGGATATGTTACAGATACGAATTGTGAGGCGCTGCAGGTCAAGCGCTTGTTCATCGCCGATAACAGCGTGCACTTCAACGGAATCGGCGGACCGAATCCGACCCTCACGACCCAGGCGCTGGCTACACGGACAGCGGAGAAGATCGTAACCAAATACTTCAGCTAA
- a CDS encoding Gfo/Idh/MocA family oxidoreductase → MRKVKVGIVGCGNISSIYFENLTGLFVNTEVYACSDLDPARAQQAAEKFGVPHVWTTEELLASEEIEIVVNLTTPNHHFNVCKQALLAGKHVYVEKPLSLTLENGTELVELARDKNLFVGCAPDTFLGGGLQTCAKLIADGYIGTPVAATAFMLCHGHESWHPDPEFYYQAGGGPMFDMGPYYLTALVSLLGPAKTVCGITKTSFATRTITSEKKFGKVVEVEVPTHVAGTIEFAGGAVATMITSFDVWHSTLPRIEIYGSLGTLIVPDPNTFGGPVLLRPAGSSEFQEIPVIYNYAGNSRGIGVADMARCIESGGVPRANGELANHVLEIMHAFHTSSDTKRYAELATSCEQPELLPLGLVKGYLE, encoded by the coding sequence GTGCGTAAAGTAAAAGTGGGTATTGTCGGCTGCGGAAATATCAGCAGCATATATTTCGAGAATCTGACCGGCTTGTTCGTGAACACGGAAGTATACGCCTGCTCTGATCTGGACCCTGCGCGGGCGCAGCAGGCAGCGGAGAAATTTGGCGTGCCGCATGTCTGGACAACGGAAGAGCTGCTGGCTTCCGAAGAGATTGAGATTGTCGTCAATCTGACGACGCCGAATCATCATTTCAATGTGTGCAAGCAAGCCCTGCTGGCCGGCAAGCATGTGTATGTGGAGAAGCCGCTGTCGCTAACCCTGGAGAATGGTACGGAGCTTGTGGAGCTGGCCCGGGACAAAAACCTGTTCGTCGGCTGCGCGCCGGACACCTTCCTCGGCGGCGGTCTGCAGACCTGTGCGAAGCTGATTGCAGACGGGTATATCGGAACGCCGGTTGCAGCCACGGCATTCATGCTCTGCCATGGCCATGAGAGCTGGCATCCGGACCCGGAATTCTATTATCAGGCCGGTGGCGGCCCGATGTTCGATATGGGTCCGTATTATTTAACGGCTCTGGTCTCCCTGCTCGGCCCGGCGAAGACCGTCTGCGGCATCACGAAAACATCGTTTGCCACACGGACGATTACCAGCGAGAAGAAATTCGGCAAGGTGGTGGAGGTTGAGGTTCCTACCCATGTAGCCGGGACGATTGAGTTCGCGGGCGGCGCGGTGGCTACGATGATTACCAGCTTCGACGTCTGGCACAGCACCTTGCCGCGGATTGAAATCTACGGCTCACTCGGCACGCTGATCGTGCCCGACCCGAACACCTTCGGCGGTCCGGTTCTGCTGCGTCCGGCAGGCAGCAGCGAATTCCAGGAAATCCCGGTTATCTACAACTATGCCGGGAACAGCCGCGGGATTGGTGTGGCCGATATGGCCCGCTGCATAGAGTCCGGCGGCGTCCCGCGGGCAAACGGGGAGCTGGCCAACCATGTCCTTGAAATTATGCACGCCTTCCATACCAGCTCTGATACCAAACGTTATGCTGAGCTGGCCACCAGCTGCGAGCAGCCTGAGCTGCTTCCGCTCGGACTGGTTAAGGGATATCTGGAGTAA
- a CDS encoding ROK family protein, whose protein sequence is MVRPAHNTQLVKKINVELVKNILRTAGTGTKASIAGQTRLSVATCGTILNELVHSGEILELGWEESSGGRPARKYQFNADYSRIICMIVRSEGGVQSVSYALANLNGEVIEQRDQVHDVITADTLTDCLDQIIMAHPNVQAVGIGIPGVVQKDVIGICDVPELAGQPLGAVLKDRYEEVQIIIENDMNLTVYGLYQKLQLDEEHQFAVLTFPKNHYPGAGFMVNGQLLNGNSFFSGEVSYLPYGISREEQLRVVQGDGDLRPLAVHALVSIITIINPATFVLTGDNMPEDMLDALRAGCLDIIPPEHMPELIIRSDTRQEYMAGLITTTLESLNYRFQLVERK, encoded by the coding sequence ATGGTCAGACCCGCACATAACACCCAGCTGGTCAAAAAAATAAATGTTGAACTGGTCAAAAACATCCTCCGCACCGCCGGAACCGGCACCAAAGCGTCCATCGCCGGCCAAACAAGGCTAAGCGTAGCCACCTGCGGCACCATTCTGAATGAACTGGTCCATAGCGGCGAGATTCTGGAGCTGGGCTGGGAAGAATCCAGCGGCGGCAGGCCTGCGCGGAAGTACCAGTTCAATGCCGATTACTCCCGCATTATCTGTATGATTGTACGTTCGGAGGGCGGTGTGCAGTCAGTCAGTTATGCGCTGGCCAATCTGAACGGGGAAGTGATCGAGCAAAGAGATCAGGTGCATGACGTGATTACCGCAGATACCCTCACGGACTGTCTGGATCAGATTATCATGGCTCATCCTAATGTGCAGGCGGTAGGAATCGGCATCCCCGGGGTGGTCCAGAAGGATGTAATCGGCATATGTGATGTGCCGGAGCTGGCCGGCCAGCCGCTCGGCGCTGTACTTAAGGACCGCTATGAGGAGGTCCAGATTATCATTGAGAATGATATGAATCTGACAGTATACGGGCTCTATCAGAAGCTGCAGCTGGATGAAGAGCACCAGTTTGCCGTGCTGACTTTCCCTAAGAATCATTATCCGGGGGCCGGGTTCATGGTGAACGGGCAGCTGCTTAACGGGAACAGCTTTTTCAGCGGAGAGGTCTCTTACCTGCCTTACGGCATCTCCAGAGAGGAGCAGCTCCGGGTGGTTCAGGGTGACGGCGATCTCCGCCCGCTGGCTGTCCATGCGCTGGTATCCATTATTACTATTATCAACCCTGCCACGTTCGTGCTGACGGGAGACAATATGCCGGAGGACATGCTGGACGCCCTGCGTGCCGGCTGCCTGGACATCATTCCGCCGGAGCATATGCCTGAGCTGATTATCCGGAGCGATACGCGGCAGGAGTACATGGCAGGACTCATTACCACAACCCTGGAAAGCCTGAACTACAGGTTCCAGCTGGTAGAACGGAAATAA
- a CDS encoding Ger(x)C family spore germination protein, whose amino-acid sequence MNRVTIASRAVILLLILSMITACWDRREMDDLALIMGSGIDLTEDGLIEVSYQIALPTGIPSAVKSGGSQKQVVVISAKGNDLQEALGRIQAQMSRFIYFGHREIMLIGENCARHGLNQIQDLFTRYPETRFNSYVLTTYGGTAKEILNAPYPMELIPALAISKIQNSRLSFSVKLDKFLEAFSTPGISPVTAAIRIIHKGTDKESIVIDRAAVYQGNTLKGFIPPDELELLRWWIDDPYRLGFTMQIEPEDKNYKGTVSIKSSKSSVKIHSKIIDGRPEAKVNFRIVVKAVSNNTKLDLNNVKDRTFVEKKFAVHLHTKFIQMLNLVQKDLKTDIFGIGEDLHIEHPYVWKKIKDSWSELFPEIPVSIEVKVQIEQIGKTQGHSEIKK is encoded by the coding sequence ATGAACAGAGTGACAATAGCAAGCAGGGCTGTAATTCTCCTGCTCATTCTTAGCATGATAACCGCCTGCTGGGACCGCAGGGAGATGGATGACCTCGCTTTAATTATGGGTAGTGGAATCGACCTTACAGAAGACGGGCTGATTGAGGTATCTTATCAGATTGCGCTGCCTACAGGAATTCCCAGTGCTGTGAAGTCGGGCGGAAGCCAGAAACAGGTCGTCGTCATCTCAGCAAAGGGGAATGATCTGCAGGAGGCCCTTGGCCGGATACAGGCACAGATGTCCAGATTCATTTATTTTGGTCACCGGGAAATCATGCTGATTGGTGAGAATTGTGCACGGCATGGCCTGAATCAGATACAGGATCTTTTCACCCGGTATCCAGAGACCCGCTTTAACAGCTATGTCTTGACAACGTATGGGGGGACTGCCAAAGAAATTCTGAATGCCCCTTATCCCATGGAGCTTATTCCGGCCCTTGCCATCAGCAAAATCCAGAATAGCAGACTCAGCTTCTCCGTAAAGCTTGATAAATTTCTTGAAGCCTTCTCAACACCCGGAATCTCCCCGGTGACGGCAGCCATACGGATTATCCATAAGGGCACTGATAAAGAGTCCATTGTCATCGACCGCGCAGCCGTTTACCAGGGCAATACACTCAAAGGATTTATTCCGCCGGATGAACTAGAACTACTGCGATGGTGGATAGATGATCCTTACCGTCTGGGCTTCACCATGCAAATTGAACCGGAAGATAAAAACTATAAGGGAACCGTAAGCATCAAATCCTCGAAGAGCAGTGTAAAAATTCATTCGAAGATTATAGACGGAAGGCCCGAGGCTAAAGTCAATTTCCGCATAGTGGTCAAAGCGGTCTCTAACAATACAAAACTGGATCTAAACAACGTCAAAGACAGAACTTTTGTAGAGAAGAAGTTTGCTGTGCACTTGCACACCAAATTTATTCAAATGTTAAACCTTGTGCAAAAAGACCTCAAGACGGATATCTTTGGGATAGGAGAAGATCTCCATATAGAGCATCCTTATGTCTGGAAAAAAATAAAGGACTCGTGGTCCGAGCTTTTCCCGGAAATACCGGTGTCTATTGAGGTCAA
- a CDS encoding spore germination protein — translation MKRKQRAADPFAAQIKALEPEHDQGVHEQLSDNEAAITGVFANCSDLVVRRLLIFGTIPAMIVYLDVLIDKQLWDDGFLEPLMQQEAIKDVSSSELYEVLQYRLSAIVQPSVVTGMKDIALRMVSGESVLFVESSARAFTFAVKDKLNRALEEPSTEAVIRGPRYGFIEKMDINLALIRHRLRTPRLKIEKVCAGSLSRTGIAIVYIEGIAEHSVVEEVKRRIAGIDMDSVLESGYIEELICDHPYSPFPVIQATQRPDMTTGSLIEGKVAVITDGSPMVLILPVTFWFGFQSAEDYYMKFMFATMLRWLRYLFAFFAMALPSIFIAITTFHQEMIPTSLTLSLAAAREVVPFPAIVEALIMEITFEALREAGIRLPRPVGQTISIVGALVIGQAAVQAGIISATIIIVVSITGISSFLIPNPGMSQAISIIRFPLMLLAATFGLYGLGIGLLAILVHLVNLRSFGVPYMNPVAPVSTSGLADTLIRAPWQLMRRRHKHSRD, via the coding sequence ATGAAACGGAAGCAACGGGCGGCAGATCCTTTTGCCGCACAAATAAAAGCCCTGGAGCCTGAGCACGACCAAGGCGTCCATGAGCAATTGAGTGACAATGAAGCAGCCATTACCGGAGTGTTCGCGAACTGCTCCGATCTCGTTGTACGCAGACTCCTTATCTTCGGCACTATACCCGCCATGATCGTCTATCTTGATGTTCTGATTGATAAGCAGCTGTGGGATGACGGATTTCTGGAGCCCTTAATGCAGCAGGAGGCCATTAAGGATGTTTCTTCCTCCGAGTTATATGAGGTGCTCCAATACAGACTGTCAGCCATTGTGCAGCCCTCGGTGGTCACGGGCATGAAGGACATCGCCCTAAGGATGGTCAGCGGGGAAAGCGTCTTATTCGTGGAATCCTCCGCGCGGGCGTTTACTTTTGCAGTCAAAGATAAGCTGAACCGGGCGCTGGAAGAGCCTTCAACAGAAGCTGTAATCCGCGGACCGCGCTACGGATTCATCGAGAAGATGGATATTAATCTGGCGCTGATCCGCCACCGGCTCCGCACCCCCCGGCTGAAGATCGAGAAGGTCTGCGCAGGCAGCCTCTCACGTACCGGAATTGCCATTGTCTACATTGAAGGCATCGCAGAGCATAGTGTGGTTGAGGAAGTAAAAAGGCGGATTGCCGGCATCGACATGGACAGCGTGCTCGAATCCGGTTATATCGAAGAATTGATCTGTGATCATCCTTACTCCCCCTTTCCGGTTATTCAGGCCACCCAGCGTCCGGATATGACAACAGGCTCGCTTATTGAAGGCAAGGTTGCAGTGATTACTGACGGCTCGCCTATGGTGCTGATTCTGCCTGTTACCTTCTGGTTCGGCTTTCAGTCTGCCGAGGATTATTATATGAAATTCATGTTCGCTACCATGCTGCGCTGGCTGAGATACCTGTTCGCCTTCTTCGCGATGGCGCTGCCTTCTATCTTCATTGCAATCACAACATTCCACCAGGAAATGATTCCTACAAGCTTAACGCTGAGTCTCGCGGCAGCCCGTGAAGTTGTCCCTTTTCCGGCGATTGTCGAGGCACTGATCATGGAAATCACGTTCGAAGCCCTGCGTGAGGCTGGTATCCGCCTCCCCCGGCCGGTAGGCCAGACGATCAGTATTGTAGGTGCGCTTGTTATTGGACAAGCCGCAGTACAGGCAGGAATTATTTCCGCTACAATCATCATTGTCGTCTCTATCACAGGCATCTCTTCGTTCCTGATTCCCAATCCGGGGATGAGCCAGGCGATAAGCATAATTCGCTTCCCGCTCATGCTGCTTGCTGCAACCTTCGGCCTATACGGGCTCGGCATCGGCTTGCTGGCAATACTGGTGCATCTGGTGAATCTGCGTTCCTTTGGTGTGCCTTACATGAATCCGGTAGCTCCTGTCAGCACCAGCGGCCTGGCCGATACATTGATCAGAGCCCCGTGGCAACTGATGCGCAGGCGCCATAAGCATTCAAGAGATTGA